The following are encoded together in the Capsulimonas corticalis genome:
- a CDS encoding type II secretion system protein — protein sequence MKPPSPRRSFARAFTLIELLVVIAIISILAAILFPVFAKAREKARQTSCTNNLRQIGIALAMYRSDYDSVNAIYRMCPGLGQGGACGNTSTAYTGAGERWWAPYDNTVSATAVVPDSVYVGDKAGMIQPYVKSLAVFKCPSVAGPLQVGYAMSYISHGPMGKADGYVVNPAVMVVWDHNNTPGCADTIAADIPATFTGDWKPFPAAKDTTHKHYPTRHSEGFLGLQYDGAVRFRRFTQLTNTDFIADNNFAACGVFYPIRPSQKTPPITATQMTVSRSGAGINVEAATMARPPTSGAVAPCFLP from the coding sequence ATGAAGCCTCCGTCCCCTCGCCGCTCTTTCGCTCGCGCGTTCACGCTGATCGAGCTGCTCGTTGTCATCGCGATCATCTCGATTCTGGCGGCGATCTTGTTTCCTGTGTTTGCGAAGGCGCGTGAGAAGGCGCGCCAGACAAGCTGCACGAATAATCTGCGGCAGATCGGCATCGCGCTGGCGATGTATCGAAGCGATTACGATTCGGTGAACGCGATTTATCGGATGTGCCCGGGCCTGGGCCAGGGCGGCGCCTGCGGCAACACGAGCACGGCGTATACGGGAGCAGGGGAGCGGTGGTGGGCGCCGTACGACAACACGGTCAGCGCCACAGCGGTTGTTCCGGACAGCGTGTATGTGGGCGATAAGGCCGGGATGATTCAGCCTTATGTCAAAAGCCTCGCCGTCTTTAAGTGTCCCAGCGTTGCGGGACCTTTGCAAGTCGGCTACGCGATGAGCTACATTTCACATGGGCCAATGGGCAAGGCGGACGGTTATGTGGTCAACCCCGCCGTGATGGTCGTCTGGGATCACAACAACACGCCGGGCTGCGCGGATACGATCGCCGCGGATATCCCCGCGACATTCACCGGGGATTGGAAGCCGTTTCCGGCCGCCAAGGACACGACGCACAAGCACTATCCCACGCGACACAGCGAGGGATTTTTGGGTCTGCAATACGACGGCGCCGTCCGGTTTCGCCGATTTACTCAGCTCACCAACACGGACTTCATCGCCGACAATAACTTCGCCGCATGCGGCGTCTTCTATCCCATCCGTCCCAGCCAGAAGACGCCGCCCATCACGGCGACGCAGATGACGGTCAGCAGAAGCGGCGCCGGGATAAACGTGGAGGCCGCGACCATGGCGAGACCGCCGACCAGCGGCGCCGTCGCGCCCTGCTTTTTGCCGTAA
- a CDS encoding DUF3592 domain-containing protein, with translation MTKEYRLERELLGPTPRRIERKTPSGAGCLYVFLALYVVIGIGLLAMAVMKTMIVYHGVAMPAVATTREDNSDSESSSYSVDYIYEYHNITYSGNSQISKEDYAGMEPGRPLTVRALASAPGYFPVLQEFSTDEPAFFWMAWCGAVLWWACAPLIVWSAFLWPRTVRRILREGVPIAARVTDKKMNTSDDVTWRSVHYEFTPLPSTRPPVTGKISVDESQWDKLSIGGALTVIYDPARPKQHVVYRLASYRVVGNPR, from the coding sequence TTGACGAAAGAGTATCGCTTGGAACGGGAGCTGCTGGGGCCGACGCCTCGGCGGATTGAACGGAAAACGCCTTCGGGCGCGGGATGCTTGTATGTTTTTCTTGCGCTCTATGTTGTGATCGGAATTGGACTGCTCGCCATGGCGGTTATGAAGACCATGATCGTGTACCATGGCGTCGCCATGCCGGCGGTGGCGACGACGCGAGAGGACAATTCAGACTCGGAATCCTCTTCCTATAGCGTCGACTATATATACGAGTATCACAACATCACCTATTCCGGCAATTCCCAAATTTCCAAAGAGGACTACGCGGGAATGGAGCCGGGCCGGCCGCTCACGGTGCGCGCGCTCGCATCCGCTCCTGGTTACTTTCCCGTTCTCCAGGAGTTCAGTACGGACGAACCGGCGTTTTTCTGGATGGCCTGGTGCGGCGCCGTCCTTTGGTGGGCGTGCGCGCCCTTGATTGTCTGGTCAGCCTTTCTATGGCCGCGCACCGTTCGCCGTATCCTTCGCGAAGGCGTTCCCATCGCCGCACGCGTTACAGACAAGAAGATGAATACGAGCGACGATGTTACTTGGCGCTCGGTTCACTACGAATTCACTCCGCTCCCCTCCACCCGGCCGCCAGTGACAGGGAAAATCTCGGTGGACGAATCCCAATGGGACAAACTGAGCATTGGCGGCGCCCTGACCGTGATCTACGACCCCGCGCGGCCCAAGCAGCATGTCGTTTATCGGCTCGCGTCATACCGAGTGGTCGGCAATCCACGTTAA